In Rhizobium sp. N324, a single genomic region encodes these proteins:
- a CDS encoding nitroreductase family protein produces MTKSNSRESQYPIDPMFLDRWSPRAFTGEIIEEAQLLSLLDAAHWAPSSSNQQPWRFIYALKGSQHWEKFVALLVDANQEWARNASALIFVVSRGFTGAAGSGEEKPSYTHSFDAGTAWGYLALQARLSGFYAHGMGGIKHEEISKAFGIPEGYRVEAGVAVGRLADKSVLSERNQAREFPSQRKPLSEVAFNGRFVAN; encoded by the coding sequence ATGACAAAAAGCAACAGCCGCGAATCCCAATATCCGATCGATCCGATGTTTCTCGATCGCTGGTCGCCGCGCGCCTTCACCGGCGAAATCATCGAGGAGGCGCAGCTTCTCAGCCTGCTCGACGCCGCCCATTGGGCGCCGTCGTCTTCCAATCAGCAGCCGTGGCGCTTCATCTATGCCCTGAAGGGTTCACAGCATTGGGAGAAATTCGTCGCATTGCTCGTCGATGCCAATCAGGAATGGGCTAGGAATGCGTCGGCGCTGATCTTCGTCGTCTCGCGCGGCTTCACCGGCGCTGCCGGTTCCGGCGAGGAAAAGCCGAGCTATACCCATTCCTTCGACGCCGGCACCGCCTGGGGATATCTAGCGCTTCAGGCCCGCCTCTCGGGGTTCTATGCCCATGGCATGGGCGGCATCAAACACGAGGAAATCAGCAAGGCGTTCGGCATTCCCGAGGGGTACCGGGTCGAAGCCGGCGTTGCCGTCGGCCGTCTGGCAGACAAGAGTGTTCTTTCCGAGCGCAATCAGGCCCGCGAATTCCCCAGCCAGCGCAAACCGCTTTCCGAGGTCGCCTTTAACGGCCGTTTCGTTGCAAATTGA
- a CDS encoding DUF2218 domain-containing protein: MHLSQAVVRTEHASRYLQQLCKHWSHKFSVDFDPHKGRVPFSETAEVTFAADEATLTMALSVADPAQQARMQGVIDDHLKRFAFREELHIVWTD, from the coding sequence ATGCATCTCTCCCAGGCTGTCGTGCGCACGGAACATGCAAGCCGCTATCTGCAGCAGCTGTGCAAACACTGGAGCCATAAATTCAGCGTCGATTTCGATCCGCACAAGGGCCGGGTACCGTTCAGCGAGACGGCCGAGGTGACGTTTGCTGCCGACGAAGCGACGCTGACCATGGCACTTTCCGTCGCCGACCCCGCGCAACAGGCAAGGATGCAGGGTGTCATCGATGATCATCTGAAGCGCTTCGCCTTCCGCGAGGAACTCCACATCGTATGGACGGACTGA
- the gyrB gene encoding DNA topoisomerase (ATP-hydrolyzing) subunit B, with protein sequence MSDTSATENGVSTEYGADSIKVLKGLDAVRKRPGMYIGDTDDGSGLHHMVYEVVDNAIDEALAGHADIVTVSLNPDGSVTVTDNGRGIPTDIHTGEGVSAAEVIMTQLHAGGKFDQNSYKVSGGLHGVGVSVVNALSVWLKLKIRRQGKIHEMSFTHGVADAPLKVTGEAPDETGTEVSFMPSSDTFTMTEFDYGTLEHRLRELAFLNSGVRILLTDKRHSDIKQEELRYDGGLEAFVAYLDRAKKSLVDKPVAIRGEKDGITVEVAMWWNDSYHENVLCFTNNIPQRDGGTHMAGFRAALTRQVVSYADNSGITKKEKVTLQGEDCREGLTAVLSVKVPDPKFSSQTKDKLVSSEVRPVVESLVNEALNTWFEEHPSEAKILVGKVVEAAAAREAARKARELTRRKGALDIASLPGKLADCSERDPAKSEVFLVEGDSAGGSAKQGRSRENQAILPLRGKILNVERARFDKMLSSQEIGTLITALGTGIGKDEFNAEKLRYHKIIIMTDADVDGAHIRTLLLTFFFRQMPELIERGHLYIAQPPLYKVARGKSVQYLKDEKALEEYLISQGLEDAALKLGSGEVRTGQDLREVILDALRMRALLDNLHSRYNRAAIEQAAIAGALNAELVSDRTRAQALASEVASRLDIIAEETERGWQGDLTSDGGLRLERMVRGVKEIVVLDMALIGSSDARHIDQLASRLKEIYQTPPSLHRREGDLEISGPRALLDAIFATGRKGLTMQRYKGLGEMNAEQLWETTLDPNVRSLLQVKVNDATDADGLFARLMGDEVEPRREFIQDNALSVANLDI encoded by the coding sequence ATGAGCGATACATCCGCGACGGAAAACGGCGTAAGCACCGAATATGGCGCAGATTCCATCAAGGTTCTGAAGGGCCTTGATGCCGTGCGCAAACGCCCCGGCATGTATATCGGCGATACCGACGACGGCTCCGGCCTTCATCACATGGTCTATGAAGTCGTCGACAACGCCATCGACGAAGCGCTCGCCGGCCATGCAGACATCGTCACCGTCTCGCTCAATCCGGATGGCTCGGTGACGGTCACCGATAACGGCCGCGGCATCCCGACCGATATTCATACCGGTGAAGGCGTATCGGCGGCCGAAGTCATCATGACGCAGCTCCATGCCGGCGGTAAGTTCGACCAGAATTCCTACAAGGTCTCCGGCGGTCTGCACGGCGTTGGCGTCTCCGTCGTCAACGCATTGTCCGTCTGGCTGAAACTGAAGATCCGCCGCCAGGGCAAGATCCATGAAATGAGCTTCACCCACGGCGTGGCCGATGCGCCGCTGAAGGTCACGGGCGAAGCGCCTGATGAAACCGGCACCGAAGTGAGCTTCATGCCGAGCAGCGATACCTTCACCATGACGGAGTTTGACTACGGCACGCTGGAGCATCGTCTGCGCGAGCTCGCCTTCCTGAACTCGGGCGTGCGCATCCTGCTGACCGACAAGCGCCACTCCGATATCAAACAGGAAGAACTGCGTTATGACGGCGGCCTCGAGGCCTTCGTTGCCTATCTCGACCGGGCCAAGAAGTCGCTCGTCGACAAGCCGGTCGCCATCCGCGGCGAAAAGGACGGCATCACCGTCGAAGTCGCGATGTGGTGGAACGACAGCTATCACGAGAACGTGCTCTGCTTCACCAACAATATTCCCCAGCGCGACGGCGGCACCCATATGGCCGGCTTCCGCGCGGCACTGACGCGCCAGGTGGTTTCCTATGCCGACAATTCCGGTATCACCAAAAAGGAAAAGGTGACGCTGCAGGGCGAAGATTGCCGCGAGGGCCTGACCGCGGTGCTGTCGGTCAAGGTGCCCGATCCGAAATTCTCCTCGCAGACCAAAGACAAGCTCGTCTCCTCGGAAGTGCGTCCCGTTGTCGAAAGTCTCGTCAACGAGGCGCTGAACACCTGGTTTGAAGAGCATCCGAGCGAAGCCAAGATTCTCGTCGGCAAGGTCGTCGAGGCCGCCGCGGCGCGCGAAGCGGCCCGCAAGGCCCGCGAATTGACCCGCCGCAAGGGTGCTCTCGATATTGCCTCGCTGCCGGGCAAGCTGGCCGACTGCTCCGAACGTGACCCGGCAAAATCCGAAGTCTTCCTCGTCGAGGGCGATTCCGCCGGCGGCTCGGCCAAGCAGGGCCGGTCGCGCGAAAACCAGGCGATCCTGCCGTTGCGCGGCAAGATCCTGAACGTCGAACGCGCCCGTTTCGACAAGATGCTGTCGAGCCAGGAAATCGGCACGCTGATCACCGCGCTCGGCACCGGCATCGGCAAGGACGAGTTCAATGCCGAGAAGCTTCGCTACCACAAGATCATCATCATGACGGACGCCGATGTCGACGGCGCCCATATCCGCACCCTGCTGCTGACCTTCTTCTTCCGCCAGATGCCGGAGCTGATCGAGCGCGGCCATCTCTACATCGCTCAGCCGCCGCTCTATAAGGTCGCCCGCGGCAAGTCGGTGCAGTATCTGAAGGACGAAAAGGCGCTCGAGGAATATCTCATCAGCCAGGGCCTGGAAGATGCCGCGCTGAAGCTCGGCAGCGGCGAAGTCCGCACCGGCCAGGATCTGCGCGAAGTCATCCTCGACGCGTTGCGCATGCGCGCTTTGCTCGACAATCTCCATTCGCGTTACAATCGTGCGGCCATCGAACAGGCGGCAATCGCCGGCGCCCTCAATGCCGAACTCGTCAGCGACCGGACGCGAGCGCAGGCACTGGCGAGCGAGGTGGCAAGCCGTCTCGACATCATCGCCGAGGAAACCGAACGCGGCTGGCAGGGCGATCTGACCAGCGATGGCGGCCTGCGCCTTGAACGCATGGTTCGCGGCGTCAAGGAGATCGTCGTACTCGACATGGCGCTGATCGGCTCCTCGGATGCCCGGCACATCGATCAGCTGGCGTCACGCCTCAAGGAAATCTACCAAACCCCGCCGTCGCTGCATCGCCGCGAAGGCGACCTCGAGATCTCGGGCCCGCGCGCCTTGCTCGACGCAATCTTCGCCACCGGTCGCAAGGGCCTGACCATGCAGCGATACAAGGGTCTTGGCGAGATGAATGCCGAGCAGCTCTGGGAAACGACGCTTGATCCGAACGTGCGTTCGCTGCTGCAGGTCAAGGTCAACGACGCCACCGATGCCGACGGCCTCTTCGCCCGGCTGATGGGTGACGAAGTCGAACCGCGGCGCGAATTCATCCAGGACAACGCGCTGAGCGTCGCAAACCTCGATATCTGA
- a CDS encoding Tim44/TimA family putative adaptor protein: protein MSSNDFITLFFLVAAVLIFFQLRSVLGRRTGNEKPPRDLYTPRDAAPAEAADAGKVVTLPRRDSTSEDEDRFAAIDAFAAPGTPLNESLRALNKADPAFSPKEFLNGARMAYEMIVMAYADGDRKTLKNLLSREVYDGFEAAIGERETRGEKVKSTFVGIDKAEITHAETKGSEAQITVRIISQLISATYDKADVLIEGDAENVAEVNDLWTFARDTRSRDPNWKLVATESEHE, encoded by the coding sequence ATGAGTTCGAACGACTTCATCACATTATTTTTCCTGGTGGCGGCTGTGCTGATTTTTTTTCAGCTCCGCTCCGTGCTGGGGCGCCGCACAGGAAATGAGAAGCCGCCGCGCGATCTCTATACGCCGCGGGATGCGGCTCCGGCCGAAGCCGCCGATGCCGGCAAGGTCGTGACCCTGCCGCGCCGCGATTCGACGAGCGAGGATGAGGATCGTTTCGCTGCCATCGATGCCTTCGCCGCACCTGGAACGCCGCTCAACGAATCGCTGCGGGCGCTGAACAAGGCCGATCCCGCCTTCAGCCCGAAGGAGTTTCTGAACGGCGCCCGCATGGCTTACGAGATGATCGTCATGGCCTATGCCGACGGCGACCGGAAAACGCTGAAGAACCTGCTGTCGCGCGAAGTCTACGACGGCTTCGAGGCGGCGATCGGCGAGCGCGAAACCCGGGGCGAGAAAGTGAAGTCCACCTTCGTCGGCATCGACAAGGCCGAAATCACCCATGCCGAGACGAAGGGCAGCGAAGCGCAGATCACCGTTCGCATCATCAGCCAGCTGATATCGGCCACTTACGACAAGGCGGATGTGCTGATCGAAGGCGACGCCGAAAACGTCGCCGAGGTCAACGACCTCTGGACCTTCGCCCGCGACACCCGCTCGCGCGATCCGAACTGGAAACTCGTGGCGACCGAATCGGAACATGAGTGA
- a CDS encoding DUF2852 domain-containing protein, translated as MNQSALLRPDWTPATIALMILGFMVFWPLGLAMLAYIIFGDRLRGFKRDVNQATDGFFASCRRSNGRHRPHFSTGNVAFDDWRKAEIDRIEEERRKLDEMREEFDAYMRELRRAKDQEEFDRFMRDRKNAKRDDNGPVAEYQTP; from the coding sequence ATGAACCAGTCAGCATTGCTTCGACCGGATTGGACTCCGGCTACCATTGCCCTGATGATTCTCGGCTTCATGGTTTTCTGGCCTCTGGGTCTTGCCATGCTTGCCTACATCATCTTCGGCGACCGTCTGCGCGGCTTCAAGCGTGACGTCAACCAGGCGACCGATGGCTTCTTTGCCTCCTGCCGCCGTTCGAACGGCCGTCACCGCCCGCATTTCTCGACCGGCAACGTCGCCTTCGACGACTGGCGCAAGGCCGAGATCGACCGGATCGAGGAAGAGCGCCGCAAGCTCGATGAAATGCGCGAGGAATTCGACGCCTATATGCGCGAACTACGCCGCGCCAAGGACCAGGAAGAGTTCGATCGCTTCATGCGTGACCGCAAGAACGCCAAGCGTGACGACAACGGCCCGGTCGCCGAATACCAGACGCCATGA
- a CDS encoding polyhydroxyalkanoate depolymerase: MFYQLYELNHAAMAPFRAAADIMRFAYANPLNPFSHTPLGRTMAASLEMFERTTRRYGKPEFGLKQTAIGGQMVSVREEIVWSRPFCNLLHFARNVPAAARGGNDPRILIVAPMSGHYATLLRGTVEALLPSADVYITDWIDARMVPMTEGTFDFDDYVDYVIEMLHFLGHDTHVIAVCQPSVPVLAAAAVMEEANDPLSPASMTLMGGPIDTRINPTAVNKLAQERSLQWFSDNVIMNVPWPQPGFMRPVYPGFLQLSGFMSMNLDRHLVAHKEFFMHLVKNDGEPEKHRDFYDEYLAVMDLTAEFYLQTVEQVFIRHSLPKGELMHRGKRVDPAAIRKVALLTVEGENDDISGVGQTKAAQTICVNIPEHMRMHYLQPDVGHYGVFNGSRFRREIAPRILDFVRQHSRSAAKPPVPRVIKGGKTA; encoded by the coding sequence TTGTTTTATCAGCTTTATGAATTGAATCATGCCGCCATGGCGCCCTTTCGCGCCGCGGCCGACATCATGCGGTTTGCCTATGCCAACCCGCTCAATCCGTTTTCCCATACGCCGCTCGGCCGGACGATGGCCGCCAGTCTCGAAATGTTCGAACGCACGACGCGCCGCTACGGCAAGCCGGAATTCGGGCTGAAGCAGACGGCGATCGGCGGTCAGATGGTTTCAGTCCGCGAGGAGATCGTCTGGTCGCGGCCCTTCTGCAATCTCCTGCATTTCGCCCGCAATGTTCCAGCCGCCGCACGCGGCGGCAACGATCCGCGCATCCTGATTGTCGCGCCGATGTCCGGCCATTATGCCACGCTGTTGCGCGGCACGGTAGAGGCGCTGCTGCCGAGTGCCGATGTCTACATCACCGACTGGATCGACGCCCGCATGGTGCCGATGACGGAGGGCACTTTCGATTTCGACGACTATGTCGACTACGTCATCGAGATGCTGCATTTCCTCGGTCACGACACGCATGTGATCGCCGTCTGTCAGCCTTCCGTTCCGGTGCTCGCTGCCGCTGCGGTCATGGAAGAGGCCAATGATCCGCTGTCGCCGGCGTCGATGACGCTGATGGGCGGCCCGATCGACACGCGCATCAACCCGACGGCGGTCAACAAGCTCGCCCAGGAGCGGTCGCTGCAGTGGTTCTCCGACAATGTGATCATGAACGTGCCCTGGCCCCAACCGGGCTTCATGCGTCCGGTCTATCCGGGATTCCTGCAGCTTTCGGGATTCATGTCGATGAATCTCGACCGGCATCTCGTCGCCCACAAGGAATTCTTCATGCATCTCGTGAAGAACGACGGCGAACCGGAAAAACATCGCGATTTCTACGACGAATATCTCGCCGTCATGGATCTGACGGCCGAATTCTACCTGCAGACGGTCGAGCAGGTCTTCATCAGGCATTCGCTGCCGAAGGGCGAACTGATGCATCGCGGCAAACGCGTCGATCCGGCGGCAATCCGCAAAGTGGCGCTTCTGACGGTCGAAGGTGAGAATGACGATATCTCGGGGGTCGGCCAGACAAAGGCGGCGCAGACGATCTGCGTGAACATTCCTGAACATATGCGCATGCACTATCTGCAGCCGGATGTCGGTCATTATGGTGTTTTCAACGGCTCGCGGTTCCGCCGCGAGATCGCGCCGCGCATCCTCGATTTTGTCCGCCAGCATTCCCGGTCTGCCGCCAAGCCTCCGGTCCCGCGTGTCATCAAGGGCGGCAAAACGGCCTGA
- a CDS encoding fumarylacetoacetate hydrolase family protein: protein MKLMRVGEAGNEKPALLDADGKIRDLSGHVADIGGEAISPAGLAKIAAIDPKSLPELAPGRIGACVAGTGKFICIGLNFSDHAAETGATVPPEPVIFMKATSAIVGPNDSVRIPRGSEKTDWEVELGVVIGKTAKYVSEADALDYVAGYCVSHDVSERAFQTERAGQWTKGKSCDTFGPIGPWLVTKDEIADPQNLGMWLKVNGQTMQNGSSKTMVYGVAHIVAYLSQFMSLHPGDVISTGTPPGVGMGMKPPHYLKAGDVVELGIEGLGMQKQTFLADH, encoded by the coding sequence ATGAAGCTGATGCGTGTTGGCGAAGCAGGCAATGAAAAACCTGCGCTTCTCGATGCCGATGGCAAGATCCGCGATCTCTCCGGTCACGTCGCCGATATCGGCGGCGAGGCGATCTCGCCGGCGGGCCTTGCAAAGATCGCGGCAATCGATCCGAAGAGCCTTCCGGAGCTTGCCCCCGGCCGTATCGGCGCCTGCGTTGCCGGCACCGGCAAATTCATCTGCATCGGCCTCAATTTCTCCGACCATGCCGCTGAAACCGGCGCCACGGTGCCGCCCGAGCCGGTGATCTTCATGAAGGCGACCTCGGCCATCGTTGGTCCGAACGACAGCGTCCGGATCCCGCGCGGTTCGGAAAAGACCGATTGGGAGGTCGAACTCGGCGTCGTCATCGGCAAGACCGCGAAATATGTCAGCGAAGCCGACGCGCTCGATTACGTCGCCGGCTATTGCGTGTCGCATGATGTTTCCGAGCGCGCCTTCCAGACGGAACGCGCCGGTCAGTGGACCAAGGGCAAGTCCTGCGACACCTTCGGACCGATCGGTCCCTGGCTGGTCACCAAGGACGAGATCGCCGATCCGCAAAACCTCGGCATGTGGCTGAAGGTCAACGGCCAGACGATGCAGAATGGCTCGTCCAAGACCATGGTCTATGGGGTCGCCCACATCGTTGCCTATCTCAGCCAGTTCATGTCGCTGCATCCGGGCGACGTCATCTCCACCGGAACGCCTCCGGGCGTCGGCATGGGCATGAAACCGCCACATTATCTCAAGGCCGGCGACGTGGTCGAACTCGGCATCGAAGGTCTCGGCATGCAGAAGCAGACCTTCCTAGCGGATCATTAA
- a CDS encoding Smr/MutS family protein, which yields MAKDRKLSADERILWGKVARSTRPMPEKAGELNELDAFLVEAEAAAEQQKAGKQASAAPLPLQPAAPSASKPPAGVHHPLEKPVKRKIAKGRLALEARIDLHGLVQSEAHVILLDFLIRAHERGLRHVLVITGKGSSMGSAGALKRAVPLWFSKPEFRYLISSYEPAAQHHGGEGALYIRLSRRHGERP from the coding sequence ATGGCCAAGGATCGAAAACTCAGCGCCGATGAGAGGATCCTCTGGGGCAAGGTTGCCCGCAGCACTCGGCCGATGCCTGAAAAGGCGGGTGAGTTGAATGAACTCGATGCCTTTCTCGTCGAGGCCGAAGCTGCCGCCGAACAGCAGAAGGCCGGAAAGCAGGCGTCCGCCGCGCCTTTGCCGCTGCAACCGGCAGCGCCTTCCGCGTCGAAACCGCCGGCCGGCGTGCATCATCCGCTGGAGAAGCCGGTCAAGCGCAAGATCGCTAAGGGCCGGCTGGCTCTCGAAGCACGGATCGACCTGCACGGCCTGGTGCAGAGCGAGGCTCATGTCATTCTGCTCGATTTCCTGATCCGCGCCCATGAGCGCGGCCTGCGTCATGTCTTGGTCATTACCGGCAAGGGCAGCTCGATGGGCAGTGCCGGCGCGTTGAAGCGGGCCGTGCCGCTGTGGTTCTCGAAGCCGGAATTCCGCTACCTGATTTCCTCCTACGAGCCGGCCGCACAGCATCATGGCGGTGAGGGCGCGCTCTACATTCGCCTGTCGCGGCGGCATGGGGAAAGGCCATGA
- a CDS encoding phosphoribosylanthranilate isomerase: MRPDIKICGLTTPDAVDRALTRGATHIGFIFFEKSPRYIEPDLAAKLAEPARGKAKIVAVVVDPSNDDLDEIVSLLKPDILQLHGNESPEHVLTIKALYGLPVMKVFSVRTADDLKRVEAYIGIADRFLFDAKAPKGSELPGGNGISFDWSLLSWLDGSIDYMLSGGLNKNNVADALVKTKARGIDVSSGVETAPGVKSVAMIDEFFDAVEEANAPVVASGS, from the coding sequence ATGAGACCGGATATCAAGATCTGCGGCTTGACGACGCCTGATGCTGTCGATCGCGCGCTGACGCGCGGCGCGACCCATATCGGTTTTATTTTCTTCGAAAAGAGCCCGCGTTATATCGAGCCGGACCTGGCGGCAAAACTGGCCGAACCGGCGCGCGGCAAGGCGAAGATCGTCGCCGTCGTCGTCGATCCCAGCAATGACGACCTGGACGAGATCGTCTCGCTGTTGAAGCCGGATATTCTGCAGCTCCACGGCAATGAGAGCCCCGAACATGTGCTGACCATAAAGGCGCTTTACGGTCTGCCTGTGATGAAGGTGTTTTCGGTGCGCACCGCCGACGATCTGAAACGCGTCGAGGCCTATATCGGCATTGCCGATCGCTTCCTCTTCGATGCAAAAGCGCCGAAGGGTTCCGAATTGCCGGGTGGCAACGGCATTTCCTTCGACTGGAGCCTTCTGAGCTGGCTCGACGGCAGCATCGACTACATGCTCTCCGGCGGGCTGAACAAGAACAATGTCGCGGATGCGCTGGTGAAGACCAAGGCACGTGGTATCGACGTCTCCTCGGGTGTCGAAACAGCACCCGGCGTGAAGAGCGTCGCAATGATCGATGAATTTTTCGATGCGGTCGAAGAGGCGAATGCGCCTGTCGTGGCCTCAGGGAGTTGA
- a CDS encoding helix-turn-helix domain-containing protein has translation MTPFGEAVRRLRARKGVSQKEMAEALNVSPAYLSALEHGKRGLPTFDLLQRIAGYFNIIWDEAEELFLLARSSDPRVVIDTSGLPPEYTEFANRLARRIRNLDSAEIGRLSALLENGGKGDGKAS, from the coding sequence ATGACGCCCTTCGGAGAGGCGGTTCGCAGGCTGAGAGCGCGCAAGGGTGTCTCGCAGAAGGAGATGGCGGAAGCGCTGAATGTCTCGCCCGCCTATCTCTCGGCGCTGGAACACGGCAAGCGTGGTTTGCCCACGTTCGATCTGCTGCAGCGCATCGCCGGTTATTTCAACATCATCTGGGACGAGGCTGAGGAACTGTTTCTGCTCGCCCGTTCTTCCGATCCGCGCGTCGTCATCGATACATCAGGCCTGCCGCCGGAATATACCGAATTTGCCAACCGATTGGCGCGGCGGATTCGCAACCTTGACAGTGCCGAGATCGGCCGGCTATCGGCACTTCTCGAAAATGGCGGCAAAGGCGACGGAAAAGCGTCATAA
- the mltA gene encoding murein transglycosylase A: MSDHAPDFVLQAISFDTLEGWKDDDPSGLFEVMRRCRRQISDVKPYRTGSLGLSSEDLLPLLLAAEDFTPSSQASARAFFEMHCRPFVIRRKDGHPGFVTAFYEPEIEVSERPDEVFRFPFYRRPDDLIDLDDANRPAELDNSYAFGRLHDGRIAAYPDRRAIDQGFLEGRGLEIAWAKSKVDVFFVHVQGAARLRYSDGRIGRITYAAKAGHPFSAVGKLLIDRGEIARADISMQTIRAWLARNPERVDEVLWHNRSYIFFRETPSWATSPRTADLQAGPIAAAKVPLLAGRSLAVDRLIHTFGFPFFIRAESLTHLDDGRSFGRLMLALDTGSAIVGPARGDIFTGSGDIAGERAGTVRNDADFTILVPKAAAGRFD, translated from the coding sequence ATGAGTGACCACGCGCCGGACTTCGTCCTGCAGGCCATAAGCTTCGACACTCTGGAAGGCTGGAAGGATGATGATCCCTCCGGCCTTTTTGAGGTCATGCGACGCTGCCGCCGCCAGATCAGCGATGTCAAACCCTACCGCACCGGATCGCTCGGCCTGAGCTCGGAAGATCTGCTTCCGCTTCTGCTGGCCGCCGAGGATTTCACGCCGTCATCGCAGGCATCGGCGCGCGCCTTCTTCGAGATGCATTGCCGGCCTTTCGTGATCCGCCGCAAGGATGGCCATCCCGGCTTCGTCACCGCCTTTTACGAACCTGAGATCGAGGTGTCGGAGCGGCCGGACGAGGTTTTCCGTTTCCCCTTCTATCGGCGCCCGGACGATCTGATCGATCTCGACGATGCCAATCGCCCCGCCGAGCTCGACAATTCCTATGCTTTCGGCCGCCTGCATGATGGCCGTATCGCTGCCTATCCGGATCGCCGCGCCATCGATCAGGGATTTCTCGAAGGCCGCGGCCTCGAAATCGCCTGGGCGAAGTCGAAGGTCGACGTCTTCTTCGTGCATGTGCAGGGTGCGGCCCGTTTGCGCTACAGCGATGGCCGTATCGGCCGCATCACCTATGCGGCGAAGGCCGGCCATCCTTTCTCGGCGGTCGGCAAGCTGCTGATCGACCGAGGCGAGATTGCTCGCGCCGACATCTCGATGCAGACGATCCGCGCCTGGCTGGCGCGCAATCCCGAACGCGTCGACGAGGTGCTGTGGCATAACCGCTCTTATATCTTCTTCCGCGAGACGCCCTCGTGGGCTACCAGCCCGCGAACCGCCGATCTTCAGGCAGGCCCGATCGCCGCCGCCAAGGTGCCGCTTCTCGCCGGCCGCTCGCTTGCCGTCGACCGGCTGATCCATACCTTCGGTTTTCCTTTTTTCATTCGCGCTGAAAGCCTCACCCATCTCGATGACGGCCGGTCCTTCGGCCGGCTGATGCTGGCGCTTGATACCGGCTCGGCGATCGTCGGCCCGGCGCGCGGCGATATCTTCACCGGTTCGGGCGACATCGCGGGAGAAAGGGCCGGCACCGTCCGCAACGACGCCGATTTCACCATCCTTGTTCCCAAGGCCGCCGCTGGACGATTCGACTGA
- a CDS encoding M48 family metallopeptidase gives MFSLLKTRPKARKPAPPETRTLDVAGRLMPLTIKQHDRATRITLRIEPGGRALKMTVPKGLAAREVNAFLDRHQGWLLTKLAKFSTDAGLRDGGEILFRGVSHCIQHTGSLRGLTEAVSIDGRPVLRVSGMEEHVGRRIAAFLKKEARAELVTLATMHAGTIRAPIRSISMKDTRSRWGSCSSEGNLSFSWRIVMAPPSVIDYLAAHEVAHLKEMNHGPHFWALCRKLCPGMDEAKSWLKRHGSQLHAIDFD, from the coding sequence ATGTTCTCGCTTCTGAAGACAAGGCCGAAAGCCCGGAAACCGGCGCCGCCCGAAACGCGGACGCTTGATGTGGCCGGCCGGCTGATGCCGTTGACCATCAAGCAGCACGACCGGGCGACCCGCATCACCTTGCGCATCGAGCCGGGTGGCCGGGCCTTGAAGATGACGGTGCCGAAAGGTCTGGCGGCGCGCGAGGTCAATGCCTTTCTCGATCGGCACCAGGGTTGGCTGCTCACCAAACTTGCCAAGTTTTCGACCGATGCCGGCCTGCGCGACGGCGGCGAAATTCTTTTTCGCGGCGTTTCCCATTGCATCCAGCATACCGGCAGCTTGCGCGGGCTGACGGAGGCGGTTTCGATAGATGGCAGACCGGTGCTGCGCGTCAGCGGCATGGAGGAACATGTCGGACGGCGCATCGCGGCCTTTCTGAAGAAGGAGGCGCGGGCCGAACTCGTAACGCTGGCAACGATGCATGCCGGAACGATCCGGGCGCCGATCCGTTCGATCTCGATGAAGGATACGCGCAGCCGCTGGGGCTCGTGCTCGTCGGAGGGAAATCTGAGCTTTTCCTGGCGCATCGTCATGGCGCCGCCTTCAGTGATCGATTATCTCGCCGCCCATGAGGTTGCCCATCTCAAGGAAATGAATCACGGGCCGCACTTCTGGGCGCTCTGCCGCAAACTTTGCCCCGGCATGGACGAAGCGAAATCCTGGCTGAAGCGGCACGGCAGCCAGTTGCATGCCATTGATTTCGACTAG